In Blastopirellula sediminis, the following proteins share a genomic window:
- a CDS encoding radical SAM protein has translation MLKPHDLARRDYTVLGVTQSLCPECLAVVPAKIITKGNRVYFRKRCPEHGERDDFVCSDVAQYDQLQYSVPGKVPHEFGVLPEKGCPLDCGLCTEHEQHSCIGLLEITSSCNLSCPMCYAGSGPGGKHLTVAECQAAIDRLVEVEGRPEVLQLSGGEPTIHPEFETILAYALSQPIDYVMINTNGIRLARDLELVERLAKHRDRIEIYLQFDGFSEEASLLLRGESLVETKKKAVERCGEAGLHVNLVATLQTDVNHDQLGALVDYCVDKPWITGLSFQPATYSGRHVLPEVLERRITFPDVIRGIDEQTEGRFRQSDFMPLPCAHPNCHQMSYAYRYQGKLIPLMRFIDATQHIDLLASGISFTRPAVRDLLERYLARQGCCSGGNCGTSTPVDNNDPFAIIEPPTCEPELELSPEMFADPEIGAAAVDFFAKAMRQELGAGDVFRVMVTSFLDAYNFDVRRVMKCCIHHVLPSGHLIPFCAYNVLYRDGHVPLPPLDRKHV, from the coding sequence ATGCTCAAGCCGCATGATCTAGCGCGACGCGACTACACCGTCCTGGGCGTGACGCAAAGTCTTTGCCCCGAGTGCCTGGCCGTCGTCCCGGCCAAGATCATCACCAAGGGGAACCGCGTCTACTTTCGCAAACGTTGCCCCGAGCATGGCGAACGGGACGACTTCGTCTGCTCCGACGTCGCCCAGTACGATCAACTGCAATACAGCGTTCCGGGCAAGGTGCCGCATGAATTTGGCGTGCTGCCGGAGAAAGGGTGTCCGCTCGATTGCGGGCTCTGCACCGAGCATGAACAGCACAGCTGCATCGGCCTGCTCGAGATCACGTCGAGCTGCAATCTTTCGTGCCCGATGTGCTATGCCGGCAGCGGTCCCGGCGGTAAACATCTGACCGTCGCCGAGTGTCAGGCCGCGATTGATCGGCTGGTCGAAGTAGAAGGGCGTCCCGAGGTGCTGCAGCTTTCTGGCGGCGAGCCGACGATTCATCCCGAGTTTGAAACGATCCTCGCCTACGCCCTGTCGCAGCCGATCGACTACGTGATGATCAACACGAATGGCATTCGTCTGGCTCGCGATCTGGAACTGGTCGAGCGGCTAGCGAAACATCGCGACCGGATCGAGATCTATCTGCAGTTCGACGGCTTCAGCGAAGAGGCGTCGTTGCTGCTGCGGGGTGAATCGCTGGTCGAAACCAAGAAGAAGGCGGTCGAGCGGTGCGGTGAAGCGGGACTGCACGTCAATCTGGTCGCGACCCTGCAAACCGACGTCAATCACGATCAGCTGGGCGCACTGGTCGACTACTGCGTCGACAAGCCATGGATCACTGGGCTCAGTTTCCAGCCGGCGACCTACAGCGGTCGACATGTTTTGCCGGAGGTGCTCGAGCGGCGGATTACCTTCCCCGATGTGATTCGCGGAATTGATGAGCAGACGGAGGGACGTTTCCGGCAAAGCGACTTCATGCCGCTCCCATGTGCGCATCCGAACTGTCACCAGATGAGCTACGCCTATCGATATCAGGGGAAACTGATTCCGCTGATGCGGTTTATCGACGCGACGCAGCATATCGACCTGTTAGCGAGCGGCATCTCCTTCACGCGACCGGCGGTGCGCGATCTGCTGGAACGTTATCTCGCGCGACAAGGTTGTTGCAGCGGCGGTAATTGCGGAACTTCGACTCCGGTCGATAACAACGATCCGTTCGCCATCATTGAGCCGCCGACTTGCGAGCCGGAACTAGAACTGTCGCCCGAGATGTTCGCCGATCCCGAGATCGGAGCCGCCGCGGTCGATTTCTTTGCGAAGGCGATGCGGCAAGAGCTAGGCGCCGGCGACGTCTTTCGGGTGATGGTCACGTCGTTTCTCGACGCGTACAACTTTGACGTCCGCCGCGTTATGAAATGCTGCATTCATCATGTGCTGCCGAGCGGACATTTGATTCCGTTCTGCGCTTACAACGTCCTCTATCGCGACGGCCATGTGCCGCTGCCGCCGCTCGATCGAAAGCACGTCTAG
- a CDS encoding prolipoprotein diacylglyceryl transferase, producing the protein MMINPTYIVIMATAIALCSLMVRRSQQKLPLTREEKFGLGLGGFCGAMIGAKLPFVLYDLEGLWSGGAWFAHGKTIVCGLAGGYLGVEIAKWLMNVRIKTGDSFAAPVAFAIAIGRWGCFFGGCCFGTPTTLPWGVAFPTAVDDPLALRHPTQIYESLFHLTMGFTLLWLQRKGWFRGQLMKLYILVYLGYRFLTEMIRPEPRYFVGLTAYQWGAIALAIIFIWLWRRDAAALSAESAQKEPRPADAAAD; encoded by the coding sequence ATGATGATCAACCCGACCTATATCGTGATCATGGCGACGGCGATTGCGCTTTGCAGTTTGATGGTGCGCCGATCGCAGCAGAAGTTGCCCCTGACCCGGGAAGAAAAGTTCGGGCTGGGACTTGGCGGTTTTTGCGGCGCGATGATCGGCGCCAAGCTGCCGTTCGTCTTGTACGACCTGGAAGGACTCTGGAGCGGCGGCGCATGGTTTGCGCATGGCAAGACGATCGTCTGCGGCCTGGCCGGCGGTTATCTCGGCGTCGAAATCGCCAAATGGCTGATGAACGTCCGGATCAAAACCGGGGACTCCTTCGCCGCGCCGGTTGCGTTCGCGATCGCCATCGGCCGCTGGGGCTGTTTCTTCGGCGGCTGTTGTTTTGGAACGCCGACGACCTTGCCGTGGGGCGTCGCTTTTCCGACTGCAGTCGACGATCCGCTGGCGCTGCGGCATCCGACGCAGATCTACGAGAGTCTTTTTCATCTGACGATGGGCTTTACGCTGCTATGGCTACAGCGGAAAGGTTGGTTCCGCGGGCAGCTGATGAAGCTCTATATCCTGGTCTATCTCGGCTATCGCTTTTTGACCGAGATGATTCGTCCCGAGCCGCGGTACTTCGTCGGATTGACGGCGTATCAATGGGGGGCGATCGCCCTGGCGATCATCTTCATCTGGCTTTGGCGACGCGACGCAGCGGCGCTGTCCGCCGAGAGCGCACAAAAAGAGCCGCGTCCAGCGGACGCGGCTGCAGATTAG